In Lolium rigidum isolate FL_2022 chromosome 3, APGP_CSIRO_Lrig_0.1, whole genome shotgun sequence, the genomic window TAATGTCTACTCAATATTTTTGGAAACTTGATGCCCTCTAAGCACAATCTATCCCGAAAGGAGTGTCAGATCATAAACATGACGATAAAACAAAAACAGTTGTTGGATATGTTTTCCTGGTACCTCACACTCCGATATTGTGCATGCACACTCCACGTTCATATCAACTAAGTTTATTGTTCATCCGCTCACCCAACAAAGGAAAACCCTAAGATGTAGCTAGAAGCACAATGAACACCGATTGCGGTAGCCAGAACCGGACGAGTGTCACTTATCAGATATGTAGGCAGTGAAGTGCAAATAtgatatatactccctccattctataATTCTTTTCCACGTGTAACAGATGGTGCTCCACATGTATGTTGCTTCTCGCGTAAAAGATAATGCACATTTGTGACAGATGGTGCTCCACATGTCTCGTGCTCCAGCATAGCAGATAATTAATGCACACACATACATACTTGGAATGGCATAGTGAATATTTATTGGTTCAGCAGACATTCGATTAATATTGTAGTATGTTGTAATTTTGGATAGAAGAAAGAATCCATGTAGCTTATTTTAGTGAGGAAACCTAGATTCATATACACTGTTTGAACGGGTGATGATAGTAAGCGTGCATGGATCTCAATGCAGGGTCATGAGAACAATTAATGTGATCCAGAGAACATCTAACACATGTCCCTAACATATTTTGATGGCCTATTTTCACTGTCCTGCATATTTGACTCTCGAAAAATGGACACTGTGACACCAATAACATTAAATGTACGAACCCGGATGAACATACAAAATCGTTGAAGCGAACAAAATAACCTAAATAAtcgcaccaaaaccctaacggaTTCAAGCTACACCTCATCTTGAAGAAACGAAGACTGAAATCTAAATCATATTTCTCTTCGAACACCCACATGATGAACATCGGacgacaaaaacaaaaacaacaaaatcTAAAtcacaccaaaaaccaaagttgttCAAGCTGTTCGCACATCACATCTTAAAGGGAGACCTAGACATCATTGCATGAAGTGGAATGATGGTGAAATCCAATGCGTGGGGCTCTTCAGCACCGAAACATCCTTCCGAGGACCCCATGGTAATGCCACAGCGCCACTCATCTGAAAACCTTAGTCGCGATGCAGGAATTAGACACTTACCCCGCAGCTCCCCACGTTGTCCATGCGCTGCGACTAGCATCGCTAAACAAACCCTCGGACAGTCAGATTGGCGAGAAAATCAAATAGAGGAACAAAGCACACAAAGGAGGTGGATACGTACCCATCTCGTAGGCGAAGTCCCTGGcttctgttggataattaggcacaatttccatgattaattccagaatataaaacatgatgacagcaactactaacatgtgaaactcaaacatactagatgcattaaccaacatgagtagcagcagcacaaacggtaaaacatccatcgctaaatagatcgagatatgtcgcacgtaccgatctggtggaggtggcggtggaggtgtagcagatgatgtcgtagcagtaacgttgttgatgacaacgttgttgacgacagggacggcgggtcgaagtagacggcgtctaagacgacggtaggcagcaccgcccgacttggacggaaggcgacccgtgatgaagagcttgagcagtcgcacagagcgcttcccaaaaacctaattcgccctctcccgtataggatcgcaaggacgagtggttccggagacctgctctcccgtttgcCGATGCACGtctgcgcgcgggatggagtaggctacgatggcggcgcaagcagagagaggtggaaaccctaactcgtgtattagatatgtTTACGTGGGCCAcgtccacgtcgcacgaacgttttgagtcggttacagatagcccacgatccgggagcgacctgaACCGACTAActacgacgcgtccgtctaggactctgttcgttttcctgagctgcaaaaagtaaggaaagtctcggctcgaggctcaatccactcaccacgagcgcggcgcgcgcgcgcgcgtcgtgtcgtgtcgagcgagcgaggaggcggaggagcgcgcgcgtgtagcactcctattctcactcacttactagtggtggaacaacccaccttataaggtggtctaacttcctcccaactttccatgtgggactaaacttcccacctcttgccactccctagtgagctgccaccaacttgggctcaaactcacaaggctgccactaagtgggctttgagatttatagggaaaatctgaaatctagtatgggccattaagtgtaggcccaatatttcaacaatccccaccagatctcaaatccccatttagagatttaccaatactcactgcttgtttatataccagtgtttcagcggagactgttaagttgaacttctgcctagaaccttaagctaccattcacacttgaacaatggactaagccttgaattgcaagttttgcgtgaacagggtttcactcaaagtcatgaccagtacatggctgccagtagNNNNNNNNNNNNNNNNNNNNNNNNNNNNNNNNNNNNNNNNNNNNNNNNNNNNNNNNNNNNNNNNNNNNNNNNNNNNNNNNNNNNNNNNNNNNNNNNNNNNGCTAGGGCGGGGCCCGCGCTGTgtggggggggcccatggcggccctcctcggctccccgtcACGGCTCCCTTCGATCGtcgcggaaaaataggaattttcatataatttccttcaactgttgatcttccgaaatattgcattatgacggtgctttttccagcagaatcctggctccggtgcgcgatcgtccaataatcatgaaacatgcaaaatagatgaaataacataagtatcatctccaaatatgaaatatatcaatgaataacagcaaattatgatataaaatagtgatgcaaattggacgtatcagtagcctaccccgcgggtgaagcatatgcgtcatacttcgtggtctcttcatgagtttactagagatcacccaaatctcatagattgcgacgtttaacaatcggactcatataggtgtgttatttcaagaatactctgtAGGAcatcatctttgctaaaatagccaacataaacacattaaggcttttgccaacctgccttacagcaattgagagttgtgcatcttcacatagagaggattacataatactctcctcaattaaaccactagtttgttcttccaaggtcctaattcacgggatctccgatcacaaaggttgggttaccactatggtgtaacatcaacgggtctcaaacccatctccctcgatgcactttctatcacattacgtgatagtccctttgtaaagggatctgccggagtttttgtctcgtttgaatatatgtaacggttattactccggagtttcgcaatttctcgacggacttcaaacgtctcttgacgtgtcttgatgacttcgcgttatccttagaattgttcactttgacaattacagctttgattgtcacaattcaaaaggattgcctggaacaggtttttcaaccacgaggcaagtccatcaagagctcacgcaaccattccgattcaacgagtggttgtgtccaacgcgataagttctgcttccatagttgacctcgtcaatattgtttgcttgcaagatctccatgacactcgcgccacctccaaaggtaaatacatacccgctagtggcgtagagatcgGCTACATcgagatccaatttgaatcactatatccttcaagcacagctgggtgcccctgaatagtgaatcccataactcattgtaccacataggtagcgcatgaccctatcaagtgcatgccaatgatcggtactcgggtttgacatgaacctactcaacttgctaacgagcaaaagagatgtccggtctagtcgcgctcgctaagtacatgagtgagccaacaatccgagagtatctcagttgatctacggcaatcctccggttcttgcgtaatgtcacactcgggatcataaggtgttggagaagacttgctatcaatatagccgaaccggctcaagatcttctcaacataatgggattgtgttagagtaatcccactctcgttcttaataagcttgatgttcagaatcacatcagcttctcccagatctttcatatcaaagcactttgacaagaaggacttgacctcgtgtattactttcatgtttgtaccaaatatcagaatatcatccacatacaaacatagtataacaccttcgcccccaccatggcgatagtaaacgcacttgtcggcctcattgacaacaaagcctacgaagtcaaagttctgtcaaacttctcatgccattgcttaggtgcttgtttcaggccatataaatatttcagcaacttgcacacctttctttcttcaccttttactacaaacccatcaagctgatccatatagatttcctcttccaactctccattaagaaaagctgtctttacgtccatttgatggacgataagaccataggaggcagccatggacagtagtactcgaatggtggtaagtgtagcgacaggtgaataggtgtcgaagtaatcttcgccttctctctgtgtgtagcctttagctacaagccgcgccttgtacttctcaatagtaccatcaggtcttagcttcttcttaaacacccatttgcagcccacgaggcttgcatccatggggtcgttcgatagctcccaagttccattagaaagaatcgagtccatctcattatggacagcttctttccgatcatccgcatccggagatgcatatgcctctgcaatggacgtgggagtatcatccacaaggtacacaatgaaatcatcaccaaaggatttttcaatccttcgtctcttgctccgtttaggagcttcattgtcatccttctcggtaacattctcatgtgattgttcaaaatactcattagatgtactagactcgggaattatctcggtagaaattctagcaatgctatgcatatctttcataggaaacatattctcaaaaaatgttgcatcacgagattccataatagtatcaacatgcatatcgggtacctcggattgaactactaaaaatctatatcctacactccacggagcataacctagaaagatacaatccacttgtctttggtccgagtttgcgcttcttagtgattggaatattgactttcgccaaacatccccatgtgcgcaaatacgaaagtgatggttttcttccagcccactcctcgtaaggggttttatctttattcttgttaggaactctattcaggacatgacatgaagtcaataaagcctccccccaccatgcctttgataaaccaacgagtggctaacatggaattcaccaagtcagttagcatgcggtttttcctctcggcaaccccgtttgattggggcgaatagggaggcgtcctctcatgaataatgccatgttcctcacagaattcatcaaagattttaggaaaatattcaccaccacgatccgacctaagacgcttgatctttctctctagttgattttcaacttcggccttataaattttaaagtagtctaaagcttcatctttagttcgcaacaaataaacatagcaaaatctagtcgcatcatcaatcaatgtcatgaaatatctctttccacattttgtcaacacaccattcatctcgcatagatcagaatgtatgagttctagaggtgccaagtttctctcctcggccgccttgtgaggcttccgaggttgctttgactgcacacaactatggcacttagaacctttggcaattgtAAAATtcagaattaaacttaaactggatagcccagacattaaaccaaaattaatgtgacataaacgagaatgccaaacactggtatcatcactaacattgccacaaatatggttcacagacttattactcgaaatcgaaagcgaaaagcggaacaagcctccgcactcatagcctttaccaataaattgtccaaacttggaaacaactactttattcgactctaaaacaaccttaaacccatctcacgcatagaagggagccgctaacgagattcttgttcatagtagggacatgctgcacgttcctcggctgcacgatcttcccgaagtgaacttcggatctaccgtgccaacaccacgaacgaagcatgtgacccattccccatcaagacggaagaatcccgggcgacctggtaagaagtgaacatggatatgtcagcacacacatgaacattagcacctgtatcaatccaccaacatggagattgaaataccgaaagaacaagtaaagagattaccgtacccatcagcattgctagcggtcaccgtgttgacttgcctcgcctttttcttgcggtctgccctctccggacagtccttagaaaagtggccagtctctccacacgtaaagcagctcggatccgctttgtttatcatcttcttcttcttgaaggttgtagtcttcataggcttattgaaggagggcttgttattccctttgttcttgcttgtagggtttcttacgcaccatgttggcgctagatcgaccctctcctttccCGAGTATTATCCTTAgctcgagctttctcctcaacatcaagagacgctatcagattttcaagcgatatctcctcgtctcttgtgtttgagagttgtggcaaagttcctccatgaagggggtaaCTTagtgatgatgcatccagccacaaacttgtcaggtaaggcacacttaaggagttcaagctctttcgcaatgcactgtatctcatgagcttattcgactacagaacggttgttcaccatcctgatgtcatggaagctctccatgatgtacgattCATCGtcagcatcggttgcaccgaatttagcattcgagtgcatcccgcgagctctttaccatccgttatgtgcatgtacacatcacacggacgatcaacaagaatactcgcaacgcatccgacgaagagagtattgttttccttgaacttgttccgatcttggtcagatatagttccttcgggtaaaccatcggtaacttcgaatactttcggatgagtaagccggagcatggccttaacctgccacctcttaaagtgcacaccggtaaacttatccggcctcggtgcatcgaaaaaccagccattgttaactcaggaaattgcctacaattaggtttttggattgttggataattaggcacaatttccatgattaattccagaatataaaacatgatgacagcaactactaacatgtgaaactcaaacatagtaGATGCATTaaccaacatgagtagcagcagcacaaacggtaaaacatccatcgctaaatagatcgagatatgtcgcacgtaccgatctggtggaggtggcggtggaggtgtagcaggatGATGTCGTAGcgataacgttgttgatgacaacgttgttgacgacggggacgacgggtcgaagtagacggcgtcgaagacgacggtaggcagcaccgcccgacttggacggaaggcgacccgtgatgaagagcttgagcagtcgcgcagagcgcttcccaaaaacctaattcgccctctcccgtacaggatcgcaaggacgagtggttccggagacatgctctcccgttcgccgatgcacgtctgcgcgcgggatggagtatgcTACGATGGCggtgcaagcagagagaggtggaaaccctaactcgtgtattagatatgtttctgcggtagccggacaggagattatataggctcaggaaaccctaggcaacgtgggccacgtccacgtcgcacgcacgttttgagtcggttacagatagcccacgatccgggagcgacccgaaccgactaactgcgacgcgtccgtctaggactctgttcgttttcctgagctgcaaaaagtaagaaaagtctcggctcgaggctcaatccactcaccacgagcgcggcgcgcgcgtcgtgtcgagtcgagacgagcgaggaggaggaggaaagtctcggctcgaggctcaatccactcaccacgagcgcggcgcgcgcgtcgagtcgagacgagcgaggaggaggaggaggagcgcacgcgtgtagcactcctattctcactcacttactagtggtggaacaacccaccttataaggtggtctaacttactcccaactttccatgtgggactaaacttcccacctcttgccactccctagtgagctgccaccaacttgggctcaaactcacaaggctgccactaagtgggctttgagatgtatagggaaaatctgaaatctagtatgggccattaagtgtaggcccaatatttcaacagcttCCGCCCCACAAACCACCCCTATATGTTCCGTGTGTGGACGATTGTGACCCCTCACCCTGCATATCTCTCTGCCATGACCATCTGcgcctcctcccctcctccccgAGCTAAACGAAATGACACACAACTTTTCCGTTAGGACAATGACAACGTAAGGGCATGGACCAAAATAAGCCCAAAAGTGAACTACGCTGAGATTGGTGCAAATCAAGGGAATCAAATGTAGAACAAAGTGAATGTGCACCAACTGAAAAACAACAATAAACGAAAACCGGAATCATTTGATTTTAACCTAGGAACCAACAATGGTTAATCTGGTGGCTAACCGACTATAATCTGAAAGCTATATTCAAAAATAATATTATTAAAACCTATCCACATGAGATCTACCAAAGATCTCGTCGTGAGATCTGAATTTTAACTTATGATTGAAAAGATAAATTATTTTAATATTTGGAAATTAAAAGGAAATTCCACGTGGCGGCTAAACCGCCATAATCCATGCCAACAAAAGGATAATTTGCTATAGATAGCAAAGTCCTACATAAGAAAGTCGATGTGTAACTTATGATTACAACCTCCATAGACTAAGCCGGAGTGTAATAGATCAAACAATTCTGCTCTCGAAATCGACTATTTTCAACTGAAATTCATCACCATCTAGGAAAACACAACATAAATGTCGAATGTGGTGGATTTTCTGGGATGCTTGGAGGCATCGATTGTATGCATTGGTCATGGAAGATCTGTTTATTTGCTATGAAGTTGTGgcggattatgacctgtggatttggtatTCTtggtttggcatggcgggattgcacaatgacatcaacgtgttgcaacgCTCTTCGGTGTGTTCAAAACTtgtggaaggtcatgctccaccatggaactatgagatcaatggccaccaatataagaAAGACtactatctagccgatggtatctaTCGAACTTTGGCggcatttgtcaaaacaatctccgcACCAACATGTCAGAAGAATTGGAGAATTGTGGGAAGGATGTCGAgcaggcatttggtgtgcttcagtatcttgctattgttcggtaccctgctctTTGCGGATCTCACGACCAAATGCGGGAGGTGGCAaatttgtgtgatcatgcacaacatgatcatcgagaatgACCGCAAGACTCGAGCCAGGAATGTTTGTCCCTACGAGTGTCGGGGCCCTTTTATGGAGATTGATCACCAGGTGCCTGCAGAGTGCTGATTTTCTCGCTATACATGTAGGGTCtgtttggttcccagccacactttgtcaagccaaagtttggcaatttggcatgtgtttggttcTTGGCACACTTTAGAGCTGCCACACTTCACTGTCCATATGGCGCACTTGTCATAGAGTGAATTTTTTGCCAACTTTTACCATACTTTATGGCTTCCAAAATCTTAGCCACACTTGCCAAAGTTAGGCTTGTCAAAGTGTGGCTGGGAAGCAAACATGCCCGTAGTAATCCGTGACACCACTATTCACACTTAACTGCAACATGATCTCATAGAGCATCTATGGAGGCTCAAAGGAGAGGCAGCAAGGGGTGCCTTGATGTAgcccaacttttatttgttcggtTTGTTGTTGGTTAACTTTCAATTCAAGTGCAATAACGTTAAacatatttatttatgtgatctgtTTGAATTGGTTGTGTCTTTAAataccctaaaacctaaaaaagTAAAACGAGGACCATGTTTGGGGGGACGTGGCTGTGTAAAGACGTGCGCCATATGCAGAACCACGTGGCTGCGTCCCCCGAACGTTTAATCCAACACTAATATTGAACACGGTTTTGAAACACGACTGAAGATGGTCTAAGGAAGTTGATTTGTAACTCTTGATTACAAACCTTTCTAGGCTAAGCCGGAGTTTTTGAGATCAAACTATTCTACTCAGGAAATCGACTCTTTTCAACTGAAATACAGCCGTGCGACTGTAATGGTTCATCATCATCTGGACAAACACGACAGAATGTCGAATGTGGTTGATCGGCCGAGCAGTGAAGATGTTTatgaagcaaaaaagaaaaaaaaaatccgccGTTCCGCCTGGGGGTGGTCGCTGGTTTAAAGCTCCCTCTACAGTTTGGTACTCCATTGTCCATTGTTGAGAGCTTCTTCTAGAAATATAAATGGGCTCCCGGAGGCCGGATCAGATACGATTTGCTTGACCACTGGAACTTGTCCAGCTCACCTGTGCATCCAGATTCAGACTTGAGAGAGAGCCTAATAAATGTAGGCAAGACCTGAACGGCTGAATCCTGTACCGAGACTGCGAGATCACGCTGTGTGCAGCAGCAGGCCATAACGCTCGCAACAGATCATCGGCTTGGCCTTCAATTCGTCCCATGTTCTCTGTCGGCGACTTGCAGGCTCCGTTTTCTCCTTTGAGACTAACATGAACACGTACGGTGGTGGTACACGAgagccggtggcggtggccggtGGCCAGGATGGAGCGGCAGGCGACGCAAAGGTCGCGAGCCTGCGAGGGACATAAATGTGCACATGCTATTGCCATTGATGATATATCCCATATCTGCAAACTTAATACGGCTGGCCCCTAATTTATTTATATATTTTCATTGAAATATAACATTTTGCATAGTTTTAGACAACAGTTCAAACAGTATTACAATGTTCAAACACATAAATAGTTCCACATAATAATTCAAACGTACAAATTAAATGATACATACACGAATTCGAAAAAAATGCAATTCAACATGTTCAAAAATCATGTGGCGTTTTCTCTCTTCTTTTACAAATGCTCAACTAGATTAAGTATGGCATCTTGGATATTCTGATGAGTGGCAAGGAAAGCATGAAACTCGGCTAGTACCTGATAAGGTTGGGCAAGAAATCCATAATGATTAAATGGATGGTCATCATCCACAGCTTCTTCCCGCTCACTCTTCATGACCATGTTTTGCAAAGTCACACAATAATTCATCATCTTCCAATTACGAGACTCCGATCAGGTAAGAGCAGTACCGAACAATGGAAAAACGCTGCTGGAGCACACCAAAAGCCAAATCAACATCCTTCCAACATGCCTCCCGACATGTTGCAAAATAAGCTCTCTTATTTGTAGCAGGATCGTGAATTGTTTTCACAAATACAAGGTATGGTGGATAGATACTATCGGCTAGATAGCAACAATTGTAGTATGCGCAGCTATTGTTCTCATAGTTGACGGCCGAAGCATGTCCCTCAGCCAGTCTTGCAAACGCCATAGAGGCGTTgtaacacgttgatatcattgtgaaATACCAAATCTGGAGGTCAAAAATTTCTACAACTTTAAATATCACATTGCACTCTCCGGTACGATCCTtgtacaacaattgccaagtaaatAGGCAATTCTTTCAACCCAGTGCATATAGTCGGGGCTTCCAAGCATCCTAGAAAATCCACTGGTTGCATTTGTGCCACCAAAATATATTTTCCGCATCTAGTGTTCACAAATAGTTTGTCCCAAACACCACCATGTATGCCTGAACATGTAGACACGCTCGAAGCATATGGAATTCGACATGGCGTAGATAGTCGTCTTGTGCATATGGAGGAGTTCCATACAGTTTTTCTTGCATATGAAGTAGGTGTCGTACACCCTGACGCCGAACACAATATGCATCTAACAACTCCTTGTTTATCTTGAATCGCCGTCGATATCCTTTGCAGTATGTGTTGCGTCGTCATTGAAGCATCCGGAGTCCGGCAACATTGCCCTGGCAAGCCGATGCTGGTCCTTGTTCTTTGCCTTCCTAACCCTTGATCCACCACGTCGAGGGCTGGCGACTATCCATTGTCGAAGGAGGAGGTTGGTCAAAATCAGTAGTAATAGTTGTTGTTTATTGGCGGTGGCATAAACCTCCTATTTCAACAACATTTGTATCATCATCTCGCCGTCGCTGTCCATTGTGGCAAACCGTCGAATACCTTGTAGGAAGGATGAACTGCGAATAAATGGCGCTGCCGTACGCCACATTGTGCTGGCGAGTTGGGGTGGTCGATGAGTGGCGCCATAGAAGGGCCTACCGACGGAATGGACGTGCGGCTGCCAGGAGGATCCCACGGGAAATCCAACATGGACTGGAGTGTGAGCGCTCCCAACCCAGCCCTTGCGTGTATGAGCCGGTTTGGGATTGCCCGTTATTCTATTGTGCTCCAAAATGCGCTAGCCACCTTTTGGAAGCGTAAGTGAAAGTCCGTTTTACACCGAGCATCAAGTAGAATTATGGGAATCGCTATTTAGAACCGCTAGTGAAAATGCTCTTAAAGTCACCATGAATGGCTTGGATTCGAATCAACCGGGTGGCGCGAAAGCGCGTGCAGCTGGCGCCGGCAGGCAGTGCAGCTTGCAGCCCATCGTGGCGGCGATCATAACTCCACTGAAACCACACTGCTGTAGCACCGTTCCTTCTGTGAGTGCCCCAACCTCCCCACCATCTCCTTCATCTGAATCATCCTCCTCACACGTCCAAATCTGGCTTTAATGCGCACATCTCGCGAGCCACGACCTCGCTCATCCATCGCTCTCGCTCGCGCAGCGCAGATCATCTCTCCCCCTACTTAATAGCAACCCTGAGAAACCCACATGGTATTGGTACCACACTTCATCGACCAAAAGCAAAGGCGAGCCCGAACAGCAGCTCACAGGGCATGGCCACGGACGGCACTCGCCGCGTCGCggcgctgctcctcctgctcgccCTCGCGTCCACCGCCGCCCTGGCCACGCGCGACGGCGCCCAGGTCAAGACCAAgccctcgccggccctcaagaagccggccaagccgtacGTTCCCTCACCGTCCGGcaagaagccggccaagccgtacGTGCCGCCGGCCACCAAGCCAGGCTCAGGTGCCgttggcggcgcgggcggcagcGGGGGCGGCGTCATCCCCACCATCCCGGGCTTCGGCAGCATCCCCGGGTTCGACGTTCCGGGCATGGGCGGCGGGTGGGGCGGCGGATACGGCGGGCCGACCGGCGGGTACtcgcgcggcggcgtggcggcatCCACCACGGTGTGCTCCGAGAAGGGCCCCTGCTACAAGAAGAAGCTCACGTGCCCCAAGAAGTGCTACAAGTCCTACAGCGGCTCCGGCAAGGGgtggggcggcggaggaggcgggggcGGCTGCACTGTCGACTGCAAGACCAAGTGCATCGCCTACTGCTGATCGGATGCCGAGCTGGGCGGCCTTTCTGCTTGGTCCATGGCGCCTGCCAGTGAGCGAGAGTGATCAGTAATTCAGTATACGCGTCGATCGTAGCGAAATATACCGTGACAATGCATATGGCTACTGATGGCGATATGCAGTAGAGGCACATATGCGTGCTTTACGATATTTCTTCCCTGATAATTAATCGGCTGCAATGTGTTCTTTCTTCTACTACACTAGTAGTATTAGTCGGTATTCCATAGTGACTAT contains:
- the LOC124700029 gene encoding eggshell protein 2A-like, yielding MATDGTRRVAALLLLLALASTAALATRDGAQVKTKPSPALKKPAKPYVPSPSGKKPAKPYVPPATKPGSGAVGGAGGSGGGVIPTIPGFGSIPGFDVPGMGGGWGGGYGGPTGGYSRGGVAASTTVCSEKGPCYKKKLTCPKKCYKSYSGSGKGWGGGGGGGGCTVDCKTKCIAYC